GCAAACTCTCCAAATAGGAATCAGAGCAAAGGGAGGACAAGGAGGGGTGTCCTACACCAGCTGCCAACCCCACCACCGAGCCCTACCCCTTCCTTCCCGTCAGTACAGCAAGTGTTTCAGCCGTGGGATCAATGTCACacctgccttgccctgcccttTGCTGTACATTCCCTTTCTACCCCTATTTCCCCCCAACACACCCCctgccattttatttttttttaatttatgcatGTTGTGGTATCTCGGACATTTTATTCAAGGGAGAAATGTGAGGACTGGGTTTGAGCTGCCAAAACTTCTTCCAAAAGCTCAGTGTTTGGTTTTGGACTCTGACCTGGAGTGGGAAGCTCCTACTGTAAAAAGTGACATCTGAAGAACTAACCCAGCATGTCCAAGCCCTTTACAGGTGGCTTTACAGGAAATGTGAACTTGGGCTGGGACTCTGAGGATGCACATCAGCCCACTGAGATGTGGGACTCTGGTTAAAAGTGATGCTGTGAAAGCCACCAGAGCTCATGTTTGTCACAGGCTGATGAGCTGTTTTGCACAGACACCTTCTCCTCTTGCCCCAGTAGACAGAGTCTTTTATTTTAGATAAGATTTTGAACCTGTTCAGTAACATCAGTGCTGTGCTGACACTCAGTGTCAGACCCTtctccctcagcctccctgtccccccagcctGGGTGATCCTGTGTCACTTTGTGTCCTTCCAGGGCTCCTGTCTCTGTGGTTGGTAGCATCCAGTTGCCACCTGGACTCTTGTTCCTTGGCACAGGATATATCCCAGGCACTTGCTGAGCTTTCTGAAGGACAAACTTGAACCCCTACAGCTCCCCTGGGGCTCTCACCTGTGTGTGAGCCTGAATCAccttgcagggagctgtgcccatGCCAGAAACCAGGCTCCCCTTCCCAAAAGCCATCTGGGACATTCTCCCGCTGCCTCCCTGAAGGCAGAGCCCATAGCAGAGCCTGGTCTGGTGTTTCAGGTACCTCCCTTTGATTTGCAGCAGGATTTGTAGACAGAGGATGCCAGCATCCTGTCCCACACACCTTGGAGAGGTCAGGGTGTGTCAGTgccagagggacagggagctgctggtaACTGAATCATGGTAAATGAAAGTGTTCTGACCTGTCAGAAACTTGTGATAAGCTTTGACCTTGAAGGAATCCCCCTGAAATATTCCTCTTTAATGTTACATGCACTCTAAACAGTTTGGAATTGTTCTCTCCCATGGGCATTTAGACAttggctcctctctccatgctGTGGGACGTCAGCAGTTCTGTTCAGCTTCCCATTAACAGACTCCTCTCAAACAGTTCCTTCCCTCTCAGAGACATCCTGCTGTATCCAAACATTCTCCCATCTACATCCTTCCATATTTGTCCTTTCATCCCCTTTGTCCTTCAACTCCCCAGGCTCTGTCTGGCCAAGGGCAGCAGTTCTTGGTCACTGAACCTGGAGGTggccatggagcagctctgccatgttcctgagcagctctgctggctctggctgggggAGCTCTCCACTACCAGAGAGATGAGATACTTGAACATGAGCAGAATACTTGAGCTTGCTCAGCAGGGTAAAACTTATCTCTGTCAGGCAATCCTGGGCTTTTTCGAACCTTTTGCTGGTTATTGCCTCAGAAAGcatctctgttttcctctctctggagttttctctctttggttttttttccccccttaattctccatttttcccccttcccctccctgtcctgccctgttTCCCCCTCTCTTGCTCTTCCTGGAGCTGCCAGttctccccaggcagctctgaccACCAGTTGCTCTTCAGCTGGTGGAGCCATTTGTGCAGCTGAGGCACTGTTTCTCCTGGTACACTGAggccctgcctctgctgctgagctttgGGAGGAAGAGACCAAAGCTGGTAAAGGCATCAGGGTTTCTGCAGAGCACTGCCTAAGCCAGGCATCCTTTTTATATTCCTTGATTTTAACCCTGCTCTATTTAACAGCTTTAAGTCTTGAGATCCAGTCAGTGCTTCCCCTGCACGCCGTCCCTTCCTGGTGCACTCTTTCTGTGAGTACTTCTGCTGTTCTTGGTGTTTTCTCTCTTGGTGACCACTCCTCACTTCAGCcttgggctctgctctgctcaggagcTCAGGGCTCAGGAGCCCTGTCCTTTCTGTGCTCAGGAGCTCAGGGATCAGGAGCCCTGTCCTTTCTGTGCTCAGGAGCTCAGGGATCAGGAGCCCTGTCCTTTCTGTGCTCAGGAGCTCAGGGTCAGGAGCCCTGTCCCTTGTGTGCCcgtggagcaggaggtgctccccagctgggctggcgCCTCAggctgcacatcccagcaggatgaggaggagagTTCAGAATCAAGATCCTGTCCTTCTCACAGGCAGgttcctggcagcaggaagaagCCTGGTGTTTGTTTTAGGGAGAGGGTTCAACCCAATCTGACAAATCCATCCTGCACTGATGTTTTGCCCCTTCTTACAGGACACTTCCTGTGCTTTTTCCCAAGGAGCAGAGTGGGAAGGCTGTGGGAGGCTCATTCTGAGTGGCACCTTGCAAAGCCAAACCACTGTAGCGGCAGTGTCTGCTTAGCACTGGATTCTCTGAGCCCTGGGCCCCACAGCTCAGTGTCCCTGATCAGCCAAAGCTGTGAGCGTCTCGTGGTGATGGCACAACTGCAAATCACATTCTtgagaatggattttttttgtctcactTCATGCCTGACATAACCAGTGCACTGAGGAGGTGACAAACAGGACACCTCAAACCCTGTGCTTGGCACAAGGTGCAGAGCAAATAGGTTTTTAAAATTGATCCCTCTTGGAACCAGAGCATTTGCCAGACGTGGTCTCCCTTGGGGAAcatgagcttttttttctaagcaatTGCTTGGGGTGAGTTAATTTTTATTGCTTGGGGTGAACCCACCTGTTGTGGCTGCAAGTTTGGTGATGGCTCTTTGTAAATAAACTCCTTGGAGAAGCAGGACTGGCTGATGAGATGGGGagagaatgtatttttatgcaACTTTTGAGTGGCCTTTCAAACCCTGAGATGAATGATTTGTTTTACTGGTTGTTGTTATATAGTATTATAAGTATTATGTGTTTGAAAGTTTGGGAATAATATTCACAGCTATGATGCTTGTAAACACAACAGTATTTATAAATGAATAAAGTAAGAGTTGATAAAATAGAAGCTTTGACTTTGCTTCCATCTTTCTGGAATTACAAGTTGTTTGTGCTAAAATTCCCTGtttctcccaaaattctcaTGGCATAACAATATCCATCACCCATAAAAGCACAAAAGTTTTGCAGCTACAACACAGGTGCCTTTTCAGGGGAAGCTGAAATAAAGGAACTGGGATGCACATCCCTGAAAAGCACCCACCAGTGGAAGGTAAAACAGGAGAGGGTCCCATCTTGTCCACGACATCACACTGGGGTTCAGGCCCATTTCCCACTCTGGTGGCAAGCCCTGGTTTTGCTCTCAAGTTTGGTCAGCACGAagtgtggcacaggcaggaggtgGTGTCACAACTGGGAACCTCTGTCTCGGGTGAGGCTGCTGGAACCTCCGTGTGTTTGGAGGTGGTTGGTGCAGGTTGAGTTCTTCCCTTAGGGCTGGTGCAGCAGGATGTGACTCTGGGCCAGATTCTGTGCTGGGGGCGAAGAACTCTGTGGAGACCTTGGGTATTTCCCACCTGTGCCCCAGGTCTGGTCCAGCCTCGCTCAGCTGGAGTttgaggttgcccagagcacaagtcagagggagctgggggggctcagcctggagagaaggaggctcaggggggcccttgtggctcggcacagctcctgccaggaggggacagctgggtgATGTCAAGCTCTGTTccctgggaacagggacaggacaagatgaaatggcctcaggttgtgccaggggaggtttaggttggatactGAGGAGAAGTTCATCCCTGAAAGGGTTGCCAGGGCCTGGCACATCTGCCCAGGGCAGCGGCGAAGTCACCATCGTGACAGTGGCAGTGTTCAAATGGTTGTGAATGTGACACCTGGGATGTGGTTCAGTGGTAAacgtggcagtgctgggttagcACTTGAACTCCACGATCTTAGAGGGCCTTTCCAACGTATTTATTTCATGATTCCGTGTTCTGGGGGACCTGGGCCCTTGTGGGGTTCCACCCAcacctccatccctccatcgTCCCTGGGATCACTGCCCCCTCATGCCCCGTGAGCCCCAGCAGCAAGACCAGAAGGGAACCAGCTCCTTTCAGCTCGTTTCTTTAATAAGGAGACGTAAATCATTACAAAATAACCATCAAACGATCAGAGACGGAACGACAGAGTCCACACGAGGGGAAGGGGCATTAAAAGCAGCTTCCGCCGGAGCCGAGCGCTGCGGGGCTGGCACGGCCCGAGCGGGGCCGGCGCCGCTGCCCCAAGGGTGGCCGAGCCTGCGACTCCCAAAGGAGCCGGCTCCTCCCTCCcagacagggagaaaaaaggaaaaggaaccCGAGCCTGTTGCCAAGACTCGTGGATTCACTTCCTTTTGTACCCCCGGGAGCACCTCCgtggcacagctgggtttgCTCCGCGGTGCCGCCAGGAGAGGGAAGTGCCAGCCCTCATCCCCAAAAGAGAAACCACCGGCTGGGCGTGGCAGAAATAACCCAAATTGCTCCGAAAATCCTTTTCACCACCAGCAGGTCGAGCCCAGCATCTGTGCCCAGCGTTGTCCCGTCCCCTGGCGCGGCGTGCCAGCGGCACCCAAGGGCAGCGAggcgcggccgcggcggctccggcAGCCCGAGCCCCACGGACCcggggggacacacggggggAAGGGGTCACGGCTCAGCGCGGGCCTGTCCCCGTGGGGCCCGCTGCACCGTGCTCTAATATGGCTTCTAAAGTTGCTCTGACGGTGAAATGCACCAACGCGACACAGGACACCGAAGCCACGATGTTGCTGCTACCCGGCCATGGGACAAACGCGACAAGACACAGGAACACGACACACATGGACGCCACGGCCGCGGCGGTGATAGCTCACTCTCCGCTGGCGGGTCGGGCTTGGCATGCTTTGCTTCTTggcattattttcttcttttatatgATTTAATCGgggattttcatttttattgagGGGAAAATAATCAGGGCGGTGGAGAGCTCTCGAGCGATGGGTTTTGGtcgccgccgcctcctccgtGGCGGAGCCGGAGATGGGGACGGCGGTGGCGGGGCGGTGGCAGCGCCGCCGGGCTGgggccatgctgctgctgctgctacgTGGCTGCATCACATGCACTGCTCGTGGTATATACAGCTATGTCTCCATATAATTTACCTACACACAGCTAAGGGGCGGGTCAGAGGCAGCGCAGATGGCTTCAGGATGTTGgttggttttcccttttttatttaaaaaaaaattaaatcatgtATTAAAGTCACAGTCTTCCCCCTCTCCCAAAGACTTAAAGAGTCTGAATGGAAAGCAGCCAGGTGGGATCGCCACTCCTGGCCTGGATCCCCGGACCCCGGCCGATGCGGTGGGTctgggggcagaggggtggaGAGGAGCACAGGAGGGAGTGCATCTGGGGTGTGCAGGTGTGATGTGCAGGTGTGCAAGTGTGCAGATGTGCAGGTGTGATGGGCAGATGTGCAGGTGTACAGGTGTGCAGGTGTACACACCTCCAcctgcttccctgggaaggCTGCAGGGCCATGCACACTCGCTGGCTGCAAACAAGgatttcagtgctttttctaATTCCTCCTCTTTTAACCCATTCCATGTAAGGCAAATGcccccacacaccccacactCCCTCTCCCCTAATGTCTGGAGGGACCACAAAGTGAGACTGAGTCCTACCAGTGCTCCTGACCATGGGGAATCAGCCCCCCTCCAGCTCCCCATTATTAAAAGCATCCCAAGATTTCTTCTCCCTTTGGCtatggggcagggcaggaccccATCTGTTGACACTGGCACATCCATTAGGAAAAGGGACTAATTAAAGCTGGAGATGGCCCTGAGAGAGCACTGGATGGATGAGCCCTGCAGACCCAGCATGGTCCCAGTGCCCCCTTCACCAGGGCATGGCCAAGTGCAGCCGCAGTGGTGGTGGAGGTGGTCATTAGAGGTCCCTGTCCAACATCCCCTTCCCACACTGCAGCTCGGCCACCCGAGCCCCAAACCTCCCACAGATGGAGgtgtcctgccctggggacctgtcccagagctgcacaaccctccagggatgggggctggTCCCCGTGTCCATTTGAACCCCTTGAGCCAAGTTTCAAACCTGGTTACTGCCACCAAGTGTCCCATCATCTCCCCACCTCTGGAGAGGGCCAGGATGCCCTTTGGGAAgtcagagctgtgggagctgctaAAGCATCCAACAGCACTGGCATGAGCTCAGTTTGGCACTGTGTCCCTGgacccagtgccagcccagatGTTGAACCCCCagagcagtgtccccagtgccagcacatccctggggctCAAGCCTtcactgctgcagtgccagaaCCCCCAGCACGGAGCCCAGGGAAGCCAAAGGGAGCAGAGTGTgaggctgctgtggagctggggctgggacagggacacaagCTAACATCAGTGCTCCAGTACAGGCTGGActgcactgggcagggctgctggacCCTCTCCCAGTTGCAGAGAAATGTGTTGGCTTTCTGGCTCAGGGGCTTTTCTGGGACAGTAGGAGAAGTAGCCTAGAGAAGCTCTTAGCCACTGTCAGGGTCATGGATATGGCTTATACCCccaaggggagcaggagggggtgGGTTTAACAGCCAGTGGCCTGGTGGGGAGTAGCAGCTCATGGGGGTCAGGGGCTTTGGTCCCTTGTAGGCCCCAGGCTTGCTCTTGCCATCTCCACCCACAGCAggaggtggggctggagctcccCATGGccccctggctgccctgagGCTGGGGTGCCCACAGCAATGATGGGACATGCGATGGACAGTCCTGGGGAGAcacctggtgctgctctggggagctgcccCCATCACATCTGGAGACCTCTCATTGTAAATCCGCCTCATGGAAGAATTTTAATCTATGGGATTCACCAAGCATGGTGGGGGACAGATGCAAATCACGCAGTGCTGCCCCTCTGGGGACAAAACAGAGgttgtggtgctgctggtggtggtgatccacacagtgctgctggtgcaTCCACATGTCACCCTGTGTCTCCTTGGAGCAGCCCTCCTGAGGCGCCCTGTGCCCAGACTGGcctccacagctcctgctgcaacACTGAGGTCCCCACCACCACAGCAGGATCCATGGCCCTTGCAAGCCTCTCCTCAGAGAACCCAAACCTGGAGCTGGCCAGGGGCACTCAGCCTGCCTTGGGGAGGGCCAGGGGGAGGCACCTGGGTCTCTTCAGAGGGTCTTCTGCACCATTTTTCTGTCTCACTGCTGGTCATGCCCCAGTCAAGCACAGTGGGTCTGGTCATCTCGCACCATCAGGCTCCAGCATCACCTTCATGCAACGTTCCATGGTTCCCCACGTGATCCCAAGGGCAGGATGGTGGCAGCAATGCTGCAGGCTGGTgacacagctgctggggaaggtcCCAGGTGTGCTGTTGGCTTTGCACTGGGAAGGGATGGCGAGCAGAGGCGATGGGACATGCAGCAGAAGGGAGCGATGCTGAAGAACAAAAAGAACCATCCATGTCTTTAACCTCTTCCCCTGGAAGCTATTGGGACTGCCTGGATACCCTTCCAGAGGCATCGAAGGGCATTTCAGCTTGgaacagaacaaaaaccaaaaggaagGTTGCAGAACTGAGGTATCAGTAGCTCTGGGTGAGCTGTCCGCAGACTATTTGTTCTTGCCGAGAGCTGCGTCCACCTCCTCCTCCGGCTTGAGCGAGTGCCACTGCGCGATGGGCCGCCGCGGGTTGGCCAGCATGTCGGACCAGTGCCGCAGCTCCGTGCCCGTCGAGTTCAAGCCCGTGAAGATCTTGCCGATGGCCTCGTTCTTCCCCAGCTTGTCGTAGTCCAGCACTGTGATGACCACTTGCACTTTCTAAAGGAGGAAACCTTGTTTAGAGGGGTGGGAAGGTGCGGTGGCCGTGACAGCTCCATAGCCCCAGGGTGCCCCCAAGCATGAGCCCCAAGAAGAAGCAATGAAAATCTCTAACAAGTGCGAGGAAAACATTCTTAAATCATCTCTTTAAGATAGTGAACTTCCCCTTTTAGGATCCAAACTGCTGCTGGATGTTTTATCTGAGAAAATCTCAGTTTTCTTGTATCAGATTTTACTCTAGCTACATTTGGCCCATTTCAGGGCAGGGccccctccctgcttccctcatGTCCTTCTCTGAGGAGTGCAGAGCCTAGTGGGGACCCAGCTCATCCTGAGCTGATTCACCTGGGAAAGGTCACCAACatgtgctgtggggctgggcaagAGCTGTGGGCTACTGGGCAGGGGCAAGGGGCACGTGCAGGGACTTGCACAGGACATGGAGGGACAGAAGGCCGTGGCCAAGAGTCCAAAATGGCCCCAGGACAACCCTGTTATGCTTAGGGTGAGCACTGTAGGatcaggagcagaggaaagccCAATTTCAGCTGTGATCTGTGTTGGGGTTCATCTCCCATGGGCGCTGCCCAGCCTcccccctctgcccccacaCCAGCTGCCCTCAGCATCAGCCCAGGCCCCAGATGAGGCTGGAAGAATCTCCTGGGTGACCAgaccaggagctcagcaggagcaTCTCAGGCTGTTGGGAAGGCTGGGATGAGGGCTCAGGCAGCTTTAGGATGTCTTCCATCCCAGGGGAGTCATCAAACAAACCTGTATCTGCTCAAAGGGGATCTCAAAGCTGAAGGACTCATTGAAGTAGGGGTTCAGGGTCTTCTTCTTGACTGTggtcttcttcttcttcaacCTCTTGCCATTCTGCAGCAGGTGGATCTTCACGTAGGGATCTGGGGGTCAGGATGGGGCATTAGCCAGGGCTGAGGTGCCCTGGGAGTACCACTGAGGTACCTCCTGGTCCCAGGAGACATCTCAACCCAGGGTGAGGGAAAGACTGCCCTGAGTAAAGACAGTCTGAGGTTTGTGGATGGATGCCAAAGACAAAATGATTGGGCTGGAGAAGGTTTGTGGGAGCAGCTGGCCAAGGGATGGAGCTCTTCTGCATTCAGCAGaactggggaagggtctggagagtCAGGAGagtgaggagaggctgaaggagctggggagctcagcctggagaaaaggaggcttggggGGACCTTCTCAttctccacaactccctgacaggagggggcagccaggggaggttgggctctgctcccatggaacaagggacaggaaaagaggaaacagcctcaagtaGAGACAGGAgaagttcaggttggacatcaggaagaatttgttTATGGAAAGGATgttcaggcactggaactgcccagagtggtggtggagtccccatccttGGAGCTGCCCAAGCAAtgcctggacatggcactcagtgctgtggtctgggtgacaaggtggggaccAGGCACAAGTTGAACTTGATGgtcctggaggtcttttccaacagtaatgattctgggattctgtgctgTGGGCCCGTTGTAGGaaggcaggggacagcagagtgACAACTCGCCTGTCTGGTGAGTGACATTGGGTGGGCTCTGGCCTGACCCCTGTTTCTGGAGCAGGAAAGCCCAGAATAAAGCTGAATCCTTCCAGCCATGCAGGTACTGCTCTTGTCGTGGTTAAAGCACGTCTGGAGTGAGCTGAGGacccctgggcacagagctgagccccagaatggggctgggaaggcaCTTTAAGCACAAAACATGATGGCAACCAAGGTCCCCAGCCATGAAgtcaaggaggaggaggaccaGGAGCAAATGGCAGAGGACATTTTCACCACCCAggtcctgcagcatcctgggggGCCAAATTCGAAGGGTCCTTCCCAAGAGTCAGGGATGCATCCCATGCCCATCTCCCCTCACCCCTCAGCCAGACCTGGGGCTGCGTCCAAGGCATGAGGAGGCCCTGGGGGCTTTCCCAAGCTCTGCCAGACAGGAGGCCCCAGAGTCCTTTCCCACAGAGGATGCTGAGagcccccagcagggcagggggaggctgcCCCTGAGCAACACCCACCTGAGAGGCCCCCAACATCCATCTTCTTCAGGTTCTTGGCCTCCAGGATGCAGACAGTGAGCTTCCCAGCCGTGGGCACGTACCGCAGGGAGATGCAGATGTCTCCCAGCTTCTCTGGCTGCCAAGCAGAGCAAGGAGGGGAGATCAAAGCCTCACCAGTGCCTGGGACTCCAGTGGTTGGACACAATCACACATGCAggtccccccaaaccctgctcagTCCAGGCACAAGCTGGCACGCTATGCACCAACACAAGGGTTTGATCACCGGGTCCAGGACAAGCTaggcccagcacagcactcaaGATATTTTATagtcttgatttttttgttgtagAAACATTTTCACACAGAGGAACAACAGGTCAGATCCCAGTAATGACTGCCAGGATGTTCACGGTACCCTGGTGGGACCCCACAGTGATCGGGACCCTGAAAGCAGAGTTCACCCCATGGCCAGCCCCCATCCCAGGCCCCAGCCAGGGGTTCAGCTGTTAGCTGCTCtcacctcctccttctctccacTCTGCAGGTCCCGCCACTCCTCGATGGGCTGGCCCAGGTCCACTGTGTTCATGGGCACCTTCACCTCCCCGATGATGTCGTGCTTGGAGAAGCGATCGAAGTCGTAGATGGCCATCACCAGCGTCttcccacccagctcctggtAGGGCACCTGCACACAAAGGGACAGCAACCAGGCTGCAAGGGGGACCCTGAGCCAGGACCTCTTGTGCTCCTGGAAGGGAGAGTCAGCACATAGGACTGCTACAGCCAGGGGAAAGACTGGAGGGGGAGACATCCTTGTTATGGATGCAGGGCTCACCTTGAAGGTGAAGGTCTCATTGAAGGCAGGGTTGAGGGTCTTCTTCTGCACTTTGGTCTCgtactttttcttcttgtcaggGAGCAGGAACACCTTGACATAGGGGTCTGAGGTGCCACCCATGTCCAAAGCTGGCAGTTCAGCAGCTTGGAGGATCCCCACTGTGAGCTGGAAGGGCAGAGGAGTCCTCAGTGAGACAGCCCAGCcatgccctgcagctgccaagggCTCATCTCCAGTCCAGCATGGGGCAGGACTTCCTCTGacacagcacccagctcctccttccctcctgtgcCTCCCAGGTCCAGCACAGACCTGTCCTCCTCTCAACTCCCCCCCAGGCAAACCCCACTCctcagctgagccccagcccctccatcaCCTGGTTTGCCTGGAAATCATAGTCCAGTGAGAACTGCAGCTTGCCCAGGTTCTCtggctccttctcctcttcctcaccttcCCCCTCTGTCAGACCCGTCTCTGCATCATCGTCGTCCTGTTGGTCCTGCAATGGCAGCCAGGtccagctcagcaggacagacacagcccagcagccccagccccacagccctgggcacctcAGCACCCCAACCCTCCTGGTGTCCCAACAGCCAGGATCTTCCCACCCGCGTGCTGGGGACAGGAAGCACAGACAGAGCAGtttggggtggcactgggggtggcactgggggtggcacagccacGCAGCTCCCAGGGAGGCCCAGGTGCTCAAAATGACAGGGGAACTGCCAGGGGTGCCAGGACAAGGAATTCACTGCAGTGGAGGGAGGTTTGCTGCTTGCAGgtcctgtgcccccagcccatgCTTGGAGGAGCACTACAGCCAGAGCTAAGGGCTTGTCAGGGCCATTTCCAGGCTTTGTAGGCTCAGAAATAGATCGTCCCCAGGAAATCCACCCCTCTTCCTGCCTCTCCAAGCACAGTCCATGGGGTGGGAGTCCCAGCTCCTTGCCCTCTCTTTGAtgtgtccccagtcccccagCCCACCCAGAGGCAGATGATGAAGGAGGCTCATGGTGACACTTACGTGGAGGGTGTCCCCGAGCAGAGGCAGCCACGGCAGGACAGCGAGGGCACCGTGGGCAAAGAGAGACACAGACACTGAGTTACAGAGACACTGAGTTACACAGACACTGTAGGACCTGGCAGGGTGGGGGATCAGGGCTTGTGCCACCGGGGGAATCCCACCTCACACctgccctctctcctgctccagccctgtccgCATGCCCACGGTGCCCACATGGCTCTGAAGAGCAGGAACAGATACTCAAATTCTCCCACCCCCACCCAAATGGCCATGGGTCAAGGCCATTGAAATGGCTGGGGTGGCCCCAAGCCTGTGGGTACCAAAGCCTGCCTTGGGCTGGCCACCAGGATGAGTTACCAGCACCTGCCATTTCACCACAGACATTTTGGGGATCCCAAACTGCCCGGTGTTCTGGCCTGGTGGGCCTCCCCTCTCAGCTAAAGGCTCTGAGAAATTAGTCTGACCCAGAGGGATGTAGGATTAAATCAACATTTCCTGGCTCAGGTGAAGCATTGGCAGGCCCAGGCCAGCTTGAGCCTGCTCCATCTAGGCCACCAGACACTGGAAGAggacagtgctgctgtcccaggccCTGGCTCCACAGTCCCATCCCGGGGTCCTGGTGGCTCCATCCCAATCTGCTGCCTGGTCTATGAATGCCCTGACACAGTCCATAACTCAGCCAGAGGGGCTGTTGGCCAAGCAGCCCAGAAGGACATCACCTGGTTGCCTGACTTCATATCCTTCATGTTCATGGCATTCTTCATGCCTTTGCCCTtctccttcttgttcttcttcttcttgcagCAGCACTTCTTGCagatgcagaagcagcaggtgAGGATGAGGAGTCCGGCCACGACAGCGATGGCGATGAGGGCCCAGGGTGGCACTGTGGGCAAAGGTCATGTCCTggtcagccctgcagctccctcccagccaccCAAAACCTTCTTCCA
The sequence above is a segment of the Camarhynchus parvulus chromosome 26, STF_HiC, whole genome shotgun sequence genome. Coding sequences within it:
- the SYT2 gene encoding synaptotagmin-2, producing the protein MTFKQASMMAPEATASTLPMSTMENSTEAAGPGESKEDMFTKLRDKFMNELNKIPLPPWALIAIAVVAGLLILTCCFCICKKCCCKKKKNKKEKGKGMKNAMNMKDMKSGNQDDDDAETGLTEGEGEEEEKEPENLGKLQFSLDYDFQANQLTVGILQAAELPALDMGGTSDPYVKVFLLPDKKKKYETKVQKKTLNPAFNETFTFKVPYQELGGKTLVMAIYDFDRFSKHDIIGEVKVPMNTVDLGQPIEEWRDLQSGEKEEPEKLGDICISLRYVPTAGKLTVCILEAKNLKKMDVGGLSDPYVKIHLLQNGKRLKKKKTTVKKKTLNPYFNESFSFEIPFEQIQKVQVVITVLDYDKLGKNEAIGKIFTGLNSTGTELRHWSDMLANPRRPIAQWHSLKPEEEVDAALGKNK